Genomic segment of bacterium:
GCTCTATCGTCAGGCCCTTCAGCTCGACCCTGAGTACAAACTGGCGCATCGACGCCTGCTCCAGTTGCAGGCGCGCCTCAATTAGCATCGCTGTTGCAACCAGACTGCTCGCTGCCTGTCCTGCAGGTGGCTACGCTCTGCTCACTTTCAGTCGCACAGGAGCCCGTCCATGACCCCGAAGCCTGCCGGATTCCCGGATCTCCCCATGCCCAGCTTCAACCCTGCCCGACTCCTGGCGTTCCCGCTGCTGGTGATCGCTCTGATGATGCTGACCTACGGCTGCACCAACGTGCCGGTCGGCTCCGGGACGGTGGTCTTCGACCGCTTCACGCATCGCTTCACCGCAACCCGGGGTCCGGGACTCACCTGGGTCAACCCCATCAGCCAGTCCAAGGTGTCGTACACCACCCGGACTCAGACCATCCACTTTACGGAAGATTTCTCACTGGAAGGACCAGACCGGCCGATTTCGGTGCTTTCCAATGACGCGCTGGGGCTCCTGGTGGATCTCACGGTGCAGTACGACCTGCAGCTGGAAGATCTGCAGAAGCTGCATGAAAACATCGGCACGGACTACCGCAACAAAGTGGTCGTCCCGATGGTCCGGGAAATTGTCCGGGACACGTTTGCGAAGTATGAGGCCACCGAAGCCGCGACCAGCGCCCGGGATACGATCAAGCAGGCGATCGAAAACGAGCTCCGCCCCCGACTGGCGACGTACTTCGTCACCCTGGAAGCGGTACTCATCCGCGATGTCCAGTTGCCGGATCAGGTGATCCAGGCGATTAACGCCAAGAAAGCCGCCCAGCAGGATGCTGAAAAAATGCAGTACGTCCTGCAAAAGTCCGAACGCGAGAAAGAGCAGGTTCGGATCGAGGCAATGGCCCAGGCGGAGCGGATCCAGATCATCAACGACGCCCTCGCCAGGAACCCCAACTACCTCAAATGGCTCGCGATCGATAAGCTCAATCCCAACGTCAACCTGGTTATCAGCGATGGCAAGACCATCCTGAATCTCGATGCCCTGGACAGGCAGGAGTAACGGCGGCCGCCTGACACCATCCTGCCCCTGGGACAAGATGGTCAGCCTTCTTCCCGCTTCAGCATCCGACCCAGCTTGTCGTAGAGGGTTTTCTCCCCGATGCCGAGCACCTGGGCTGCCTTCCGCTTGTTCCCTTCGGTCCAGAGCAGAACCCGCAAAATGTGCTGATCCTCTACTTCCTGGAGCGAGGGCGGGGTCCCCTCGAAGGGGGGAAGGTCGTGGAGAGGATCGGTCTTCGCGCCGGCCTGCTGCCCGCGAATCTCGATCTCCACCACTTTCCCATCCCCCAGCAACATCGCACGATTCAGCACGCTGCGCAGTTCCCGGACATTCCGGGGCCAGTCGTAGGCCTGAATCTGCTGCAGGGCACTCTCTTCGAGATTGTAGCTGGTACCCGTGTTGTCGTTAAACTCCTGTACCAGGTGGAGCGCAATGAGCGTGACATCCTCCGGACGAAAGCGGAGCGGCGGAATCTCCAGCTGGATTTCATCAAGACGGGCGTAGAGGTCTTCCCGAAACTTTTTCTCCTCGACCAGCTTCGGAAGGTCTGCGTTGGTAGCCGCGAGGATGGTGACATCTGCCCGGACCGCTTTGGTCGAGCCTAAGGGGATGTACTCGCGATTTTCCAGGAGTCGCAGAACCTTCGCCTGGACTTCCAGGGGCATATCGCCGATTTCATCAAAGAAGAGGGTTCCCCCCTCGGCGGCAGCGACCAACCCGGCTTTGTCTTCGTGGGCGTCGGTAAACGCCCCTTTCTTGGAGCCGAAGAGCTGCGACTCAAAGAGCGACTCGGGGATGGCCGGGCAGTTCACCACGATGAACGGCTTGCGGCTGCGTCTCCCCTCGTGGTGAAGTGCCCGGGCCAAAACATCCTTCCCGGTGCCCGTTTCGCCCCGGATCAGGATGGTCGCAGCGCCGGCATACTGCGCCACTTTGCGGGACTTCTTGAGGATCGCCTTCATGGTGGGATTCGCGGTCAGGAACTCCCCGAACTGCATGGGTTCCCCGGTCGCGCCACCCGCCGTTTCCAGTTGCTGCAGTTTGTGCAGGATGCTGGCCGCGATGGCACAGAAGGCATCGACGAATGAGAGGAGGAAAATGTCATCGCCCACCGCCCGGGTTTTGCTGTCCAGATAGAGGACTCCGAGCATCTGGTCCTGCTGTTTAATCGGCACGGCGCAGACCGCCGTGAGCCCGAGCTTCTTGATTGACGCAGATTCAATCGTCTGTGCCGCTTCCGGAGAGAGCAGATCCCGCGAGGCCAGCGCGCTCATCACCGCCGTGCGTGAAAAGTCGCTGTCGCCAGTGACTCCCGGGGTCTGTCCCGGGGTGAAGACTTTGCCGGTCGAGAGGACCTGCTTCAGGACGGTCCGGCTCAATTCCTCCATATCGGCATGGGCCAGTTGCTGCGAGATCTGAAGCCGGGCGCCCCCCTCCCGGGAGCGGTCCAGCAGGATGATGAGCCCCCGCTCCATCCCCATGTATGCGATGACCTGCTGCAGGAAATCGTTGAGCGTCAGGGCGAGATCAGCGCTCTGCTCCAGCGCGAGGGCAAAGTCCTTCAGCAACGCCAGTCCCTGCAGGTGCTGCTGGAGCGTGGGTGAGACCGAGGGGATCCCGACTTTCGATGTGTTCATCCTGACGACTCCAGGGCTCGCGTATTCGTGGCCGCTAAGAAGAGTGCTGCCATACTCAGACTAGCGCAGGCGCTTCTGGAGCTTGGCGATGTCCTGTGGCGAGAGCTGGCTCAGGTCTTCGGGGAGCCCGCCCGCG
This window contains:
- the norR gene encoding Anaerobic nitric oxide reductase transcription regulator NorR, whose translation is MNTSKVGIPSVSPTLQQHLQGLALLKDFALALEQSADLALTLNDFLQQVIAYMGMERGLIILLDRSREGGARLQISQQLAHADMEELSRTVLKQVLSTGKVFTPGQTPGVTGDSDFSRTAVMSALASRDLLSPEAAQTIESASIKKLGLTAVCAVPIKQQDQMLGVLYLDSKTRAVGDDIFLLSFVDAFCAIAASILHKLQQLETAGGATGEPMQFGEFLTANPTMKAILKKSRKVAQYAGAATILIRGETGTGKDVLARALHHEGRRSRKPFIVVNCPAIPESLFESQLFGSKKGAFTDAHEDKAGLVAAAEGGTLFFDEIGDMPLEVQAKVLRLLENREYIPLGSTKAVRADVTILAATNADLPKLVEEKKFREDLYARLDEIQLEIPPLRFRPEDVTLIALHLVQEFNDNTGTSYNLEESALQQIQAYDWPRNVRELRSVLNRAMLLGDGKVVEIEIRGQQAGAKTDPLHDLPPFEGTPPSLQEVEDQHILRVLLWTEGNKRKAAQVLGIGEKTLYDKLGRMLKREEG